In Salvelinus alpinus chromosome 19, SLU_Salpinus.1, whole genome shotgun sequence, the genomic stretch TCAGTCCGATGTGCTGTTGCTCCCTTATTTGGCctgatagagacagaaagagtaaTAACATTTACAGTTTGAGACTCAAACTAAACTGAAGGCAGTCCACATGAGGAAACTACAGGCCAGCCTTGTCAGCAATATACACAATGCTTCATGGTCTGATAAATCTTAACATTGCATATTCATATGGTGTTAAATGAATTGCATTCAAGGTTGAAATAGTTACTGATATTCATTTCCTACAGTACATTTGCTTCTTCTTAAATTATAATATACATTTGTATCTTTCAAGAATAGGTAACATGTATTTACCATTGTTCAAACCAAAATACACCACGGCACAAAGATACTCAAGTATTTCAATTAATTTAAGATTGGAAATTTCAGTAGTAAGAATTAACATTGAACATTTTAGTTATCGGTTATTCTGCATGTGAGCAACACATTAGATGTGTTATGATTTCCTTAGTGTAGTACTTTTGTAGTATGCGAGTGAAGGCCTTCACATCACCGCAGTCAATCTGCCTGGTTGTACCAGCTTGCTGCACTGGCATTCACAGGCCTGTCCTTGTAACGTTCTGCAGCTCCAGAGGCACACCCTGTGCCCTCTACATTCAGTAATCAGGGAGAAGATCTTGGGAGTCTTCACTTCCTCACAGACGCAAGGTAAGCATACCAAAATAAGGCCACCATGTTGGCAAACAGCACTCGAAACtgaaaacacaacaacacagattgGTAACAGAGCACCACTACATTCCAGATGAATGCATAAAAGAAAAGCCAGTGAGAACTGCTCACCTCTACAGACACATAGTTGATGTTGATGAACTGGAAGGGGGTCCACACTTTCCAGTTCATCTTCAAGGCAGGCCAATAACTACTATTCACTTTGCTCTGGAAGTCTTCCCACCTCTTACCCTAAAATAGCATTAGAATGGATGAAAATGAATGTACAGGCATGGCAATAGTCTGGATTAGAATGTAATTAATGAACCACTAATGGAAATTAACTGTCTGAGTAGTACTGCATAATTTCACTAGGGCCAACCTAAACTGACAGACTAGGAGGCAGTCCCTGCATAAAGTTTGAACTACACAgagtaatattttttttatacgaGACAGTGCTATCTGATCCAAGCAGGGAGAGTTGGTCAGTAATAATGGACTAAAGGAACCTAATGTTACTGCTtatagtccaaggaccttacatgttctATTTAGAGGCTTactggctctggcagccaaaacagccaaattcTCCAAACGTGAATCGATTCTCTATTGCGGTACGGTTGTAAACTTAAAgccctctactttcatatcacatcaaaataatgtCACAAATGCaaaacatacactaccggtcaaaagttttagaacacctactcattcaagggattttccttttctttttaaaaaactattttctacattgtagaataatagtgaagacatcaaaactatgaaataacacatatggaatcatgtagtaaccaaaaaaagtgtgaaacaaatcaaaatatattttagatttgagattcttcaaaatagccacccttttccttgagcACACTCTCGGCATTTACTTACTGTGCACTGTTTTAACCCGTTTTAACAAAGTTGCAGCCAACACTGTTTTTCAGTGACATCACGTTTGTGGCATCCATCTTCCGTTTACACATAGGTGTTAGGTGACGCATATAATTTGCACAGGTAGTCGACTGTCTTGCGTCTATTTTCTATAAACAAcgctgtaacatggaaatatgtCTCCGTGGGAACTCTATAAATTTGTGTAGTAATATAAacttttgttttttgaaaatgatttcttgctgatatgaaagatagtTTTGGAAAATATAAGAAACAGAAGAAATGTATGTTCCCCCAGCCAGAAGACACTATCGTCAATAGGCGCTAAAGTCAGTAGCGTCTATGAATGGGCTAGTCAGGTGTATGGTACAGGAGACTCCATAGTGGAGAAGCTGACTTACCTCCAGGATGTTCATAACAAAGAAGAAAAGCAGCAGGAACGCAGGGGCGAAGATAAGGCGATCCAAGAGCAAGCGTTTCACCATGCAGTATGGAACAGTGGTAGGCATCAACACCTCCATAAGTTGGTAAAAGTAATGGCTTACAGGCCCAGTAATGAGCGACCTGAAACAAAAACGGGAAATTTCAATAGCTGTGTTCATTGTACAGTACAttgcaattaaaaaaaaaaaaaaagattcaagTGATTTGGACCTGATTTTAATCACATGCCTACCCATAAATGGCAAAGCGGGCAGGTCCTGAAATGTCAATCTCCTTCACTGGGGTCCCTTCTTTGGCCTTTCGTTTTACTTCCAATGCTTGAGATAGAAGATTTCCCATTGCTGAGAGAATGCCACTGAAAAAGATGTAGACCATTTATTTGTAGTCATGCCATGGTAGTGATTAAAGTTTGAAGAAAGTTTTCTTCTTTAAGTGCATTGAAACAATGCAACTATGACAGCAACTGTTGTCAGGAAAGATGAGGGAGGTTCTTTACCCTTATACCCTTACGATGTCTACCACAAATTAGTTAATGCaatttttttaccgttatttaactaggcaagtcagttaagaacaatttctgtATGAGTGATCAGTAGTAATTGTTGTCAATTGTTAGGtgttacactagttacactagACCCCTGCAAGCTAACTAGTTAATAACAATAGCTAATTATCCCATTATATTCAAACTGTTTCAacaggctagctaacgttagctatactGACCTCGTCACGGATTTGGTAAGAATTGGGTAATTCTTCAGCAGAATCAAGTATTGATGCAGCAGTCGCACATGGAAGGCAGAGTCTCGAATCGGTAAACTTTGTACAGGCATTGTCACGGTAGAAATGTTGCATTTAGACGTTACGTTTTGTGTTTGAAGGACCACCACCGCACAGATGTGTCTGGCCCTATGACAGATATGTTTGGCCAAATGATgaatataaaccctggattgctgatgctatgtactGGCCAACGAGAGcatttgaagccaccggtcagcCATATTGACGCTTCCTAGaagaagcagtcctccataggaatggatggaattctacagtattttaaTTAATGGTTTCAAGGACAAAAACACATGTATTTACGTTTTTTTTGTAGAGGGACTTTAACATTAGAAAATCATACTTTAGggaaatgtttttatatatattttcatctTTCAGGGACTaaaagactagtcaggatcgagggaaagatgaacggagcaaagtacagagagatacttcatgaaaacctgctccagagcgctcaggacctcaggacctcagactggggcaaaggttcaccttccaacaggacaacgaccctaagcacacagccaagacaacgcaggagtggcatcgggacaagtctctgaatgtccttgagtggctcagccagagtcCAGACtcgaacccgatctaacatctctagagacctgaaaatagctgtgcagcgacgctccacattcaacctgacagagcttgaatggatttgcagagaagaatgggagaaactccccaaatacaggtgtgccaggcttgaGGCgtgatacccaagaagactcaaggctgtaatcgctgccaaaggtgcttcaacaaagtactgagtaaagggtctgaatacttggtaaatgtgatttgtttttatttttaatacatttgccaacatttataaaaacctgtttttgctttgtcatggggtagtgtgtgtacattgatgaggaaATTAAACCattgaatacattttacaataagggtgtaacgtatcaaaatgtggaaaaagtcaaggggtctgaatactttctgaatgcactgtacttctCAGTAGTCTCTGAACAGCTTTCAATACCACTTACCTCAGCTGACATGGCAGACATCAGTTCTGACTCATTAGAATTACATTAGTAAAatgcacaaatcaaatcaaatcaagtttattttatatagcccttcgtacatcagctaatatctcgaagtgctgtatagaaacccagtctaaaaccccaaacagcaagcaatgcaggtgtagaagcacggtggctaggaaaaactccctagaaaggccaaaacctaggaagaaacctagagaggaaccaggctatgaggggtggccagtcctcttctggctgtgccgggtggagattataacagaactatgccaagatgttcaaaatattcataagtgacaagcatggtcaaataataatcatgaataattttcagttggcttttcatagccgatcattaagagttgaaaatagcaggtctgggacaggtggcggttccataaccgcaggcagaacagttgaaactggaatagcagcaaggccaggtggactggggacagcaaggagtcatcatgcccggtagtcctgacgtatggtcctagggctcaggtcctccgagagagagaaagaaagagagaattagagagagccaagattttcaaaatgttcataaatgacaagcatggtcaaataataatcaggaataaatatcagttggcttttcatagccgatcattaagagttgaaaacagcaggtctgggacaggtaggggttccataaccgcaggcagaacagctgaaactggaatagcagcaaggccaggcggactggggacagcaaggagtcatcatgcccggtttgccgtgacgtatggtcctagggctcaggtcctccgagagagagaaagaaagagagaacgagagaattagagagagcatacttaaattcacacaggacactggataagataggagaagtactccaggtat encodes the following:
- the LOC139545296 gene encoding peroxisomal membrane protein 2-like, coding for MPVQSLPIRDSAFHVRLLHQYLILLKNYPILTKSVTSGILSAMGNLLSQALEVKRKAKEGTPVKEIDISGPARFAIYGSLITGPVSHYFYQLMEVLMPTTVPYCMVKRLLLDRLIFAPAFLLLFFFVMNILEGKRWEDFQSKVNSSYWPALKMNWKVWTPFQFININYVSVEFRVLFANMVALFWYAYLASVRK